CCAACAACTCCACCCCTTGCACTGTTTTTTCCATACGTGATAGGGAGTAAAGATCGATGAAAGCTGCCTGTATTtttatacagaaaataaaagtataaaccAGAGGTTGCTATAATGCACGGTGTATATGCGAGTTtcgtattgtttttttttgttgttgttttttttttggagtacgACATGGTGACGTCATGCATGTAAGCaactgaggatttttttttttttgctataattAAAGTGgtcgtgtgtttttttttgttttttttttacccgccTGGTATCTGCCTCCTTGCGCACACCCAGTTTACGGCTATTACGTGCGCGCTGATGAGTAACTGCTGTGCTCTGCAAAGAAAGGAACATGTACGTGCAGAAGAGCACGTGGCTCCGCGAGCATCTCGCGCGCCCCCTGGGACTCCGTGCACGCGCGGTTAAACGACTCTACATTAGCATTAGCTTGAAACTGCTAATAATACGAacttcataataataacaacatcatattattttagcaaaaaaatatattgcaagAGGTGTACAAATCGCTTCCTCTTACCGAGGCGATTAATTTAGTTCAGTACATCAAAGTGATTCGATTCCTTTACTCTTTGATTGAATCATGTTGTTTTTCAGGTGGGTGAGGGGCGTTTACAAAACTTCCAAAGAAGGTTTGAATGCCCACGAATAGTCACTACATTTGCAAGTCCTGTAGATCCTGTAGTTCAATTCAAAGATTCATTCTAAAAAGCTTCCCTGAGGTGAAGtgattaaaagattaaaaccAGGAGCAAACCTTACACAGTATAGTACAACCTCATACTAATGCAGAGAAAGAAACAGGCACAGTTTTGAAGGAAAGGGGTTGGACACTGGAAGCAAAGCAGTAAAGTCCTGGGACACTATGTCCTTACCAAGTTTTATGACACTTGTATTCAAGAACTTGATGTTTTTCCACAAAGAACTTTACAagacaaactttaaatataattctTTAATTTCTAAGTTACAAAACAATCAACATACctgaaaacaaattaatttaatggCTACAGATTCTACAATTTCAGGGAGGAAATGAATAGaatagaatgaatgaatgaatcacaGCCCCATACCATTACTCCACCTCAGATAAAATCTTATGACACTGTTTTACTGACCACACCACCCCCAGCCTTTCATATCCACCCTGCCGGCACCACCACCAGCGATGACCTTTTGCCTTTTAGGTTTTAAAGGGCTGCTTTCTTACTAGGTTTCTCCCTCTAGGAACACACGACAGAAGTTTCTAGATTTTCCTTAGAACTCTTTTTGAAAGGTAGGACATTACCCTTTTTAAAGAGAGTAGTTTACACAACAACAATACTAATACCactattagtaataataataacaatgatgaTGTTTTCTGTCATGTTTTCTTTCATGCTATTTGTTTTGTCACTGTCATGTATCTTATATTGTAAATTTTCTCAGAACACTTtcaccaaataaaaaaagttacccACAATGACttattctgaaaaaaataaagagactgACATATGATGACTTAATTTAGCATGATGTCACTGTGTACATCCTGTCTGTGTGTCAAAATGACTTACTGAGAATCTGGACTTTCTCTCATGTCTTCATCATCACAATGTAAACAGTGTGGTTTAGCATTATTTGAAACCAGCTGTCTTTAGAATTCCATTATGTGTGTTTGAAACAaactgtttttctgtttgtttttctaaatgTCTGAATAGGAATCATACGCACAGGATTAAGTTGGGAAGCTCTGGAGTATctctttaacagaaaaaaaaaagtttataccaTTTAAGATGTATGTAGAGGTAGAGAGTTCAAAGCAGTGGTGTTAACAGGacttcattttagacatggataaggaaatgtgctaaaataaaatcactgtgCGAGCTCATTAATTATAAAGGATGGAGTGTGATGTACTAATGCTTTCACATCAATCAATGTTTCTATCTTAATAAGTAtacttattatttataacagtttaactgatattcattaaaatatcattatatCCAGCATCATAAAACCAGATCTATTTCTCTATTGGGATTTTCATCAGCTGTCACCTCTATATCCCTGAGCTCAGAGTGTAGTAAGATGGTTAGTAGCTAGATAAATTAAGTAGATCAATCCTGATTGCGTGATTCTGTttctcaagaaaaaaaaagacatgaaataaaatgtgatttaacAAACCATAAGttgcatttgtttaatgttaaatactGATGAATCATAAGGGTGATGTTGATCTGTTATTAACACCATAATAGTTGAATTACTatgcaaaacattattttgttttgcatagTTATTCAActattatatatcatatatgtATTTTACATATATAATTTCTGTATGTCTGTTATGTTAGCCTCACATAAATAATCATTTGAAATTATAATGACATATGGTACTTTAAACATCTGTGAACCCAAGAAAAGACTTTCTGACATATGATCTAAAGGTCTCCTGCATGTTGAAATGTGCCTGGTATTGGTTCATGGGAAACAGACCAGTAGCCTGTATGAAATATGTGCCatttgtttggtgtgtgtgagaactcatgtaattatattttgattaaaaatgCAGCCCCCTGAGGGCCATGTCTTTGAGACCACATGAAAGGAAATCATATCAGTAATCAAATAAGGAAGTTCATGAACCACAGGTTTAAGCATCTTTCCTATTACTTAAAATCCTGGTCAGCGATATCGCAATGAGGATATTACACAAGTTTAGTAAATTAACTAACATCAGAAAAGTGAACAAGATAACTTGGAAGAATCCATTTTACATGGCAAAATCCCcagaattacattaaaacatgtTGAGAGCTCATAGTTAAATGTGACTATGAgtcaacatgtaaaaaaaaaaaaatagaaacatcAGCAGTGTCAGTAGTATAGAGTGTGAATCTGACAGTTCCTTAGCTACATTACTCCAATTTGCAtgaaagctggctttatttcccAAAAAATAAACCAGTTTATGATGTACAACAGTTACCAATGATGTTATAAATGGATTATGCAGCACCACATGTTCCTGTTAATAAATACAGTCTTTGTTTATGCTCTGAGCTTTATGTTCGACTGCTCATTCATGCCTGCaggataagataaaaaaaaaaaaaaagatttgttgcCTTTCATGGGACCCCTGTCCTGATGTACAACTGTAGTCTCAATGACACCATAAAAAACTTTCtggcacatttttttaaggacCACCTATTTATATCAGTATTTGTATATATCTATTATATAACACCATCTGTTAATTCTAAATTACATTTGTGGTATGCATGCAAAAATTAGAGTAAATCAATGAACAACAGTATGAAAAAATAGGGGGACCAAAAACTGATCCCTGAGGCACTCTTTAACTAACAGGTGGAGAGGAAGGTAATTGTGCATTGGAATGCTGTCTATTTATAAAGTCAGTTTGAAATTAGAACGTGAAGAAAGATGAACCTggagtacagtactgtaagtttTGTAAAAATAGTATATATTGCATTAAATACCCAGCTGGTAATTCagctagggaaaaaaaacaatgctcaGTTTATTGGGCATAGAgagttaaatataataaactgatAATTCTGTATATTGAtcagaaaataattatatagtTTCCCTGATTCATATAATGAactgaaatgtatttatatcgtacaaaaaatcacttaaaggtgattgacattttaaaagtaatttaatatattaataacttAAACCATCCAGAAAATCTATTTATCCATTATCTTCAATTTTATCCTTTGGAGAGTCACAGAGGGCTTGGAGCCTGTCCCAATAAACTCGGGATATACCCTGGATGGGCACTACAGCTAATTTGGAAACACAGATCAGCCTACAGCAGTCTacagaacctggaggaaaccaaaaCCTTGaggacccaccaagcacagggaggctAAGCAAACTGAATTTAAACCTTCAACCCTGGATAGTTGAGGCAACAGTATTAAACACAGTATTAtgttacaacaacaataataatgatagtaataataaccataatacaaagttaattttatatgttttaattgtATCAAAAAACCTTAGTGGTTGCATCCAGATTATTATAATAAGCTAATGTAAAAGAAAAGCTTGATGCTGTAGGAAAATGCCTCAAAGGATAGATTACTTACTACACTCACTTTACCGGAGGGACAACTATTATAAGAGTCGTTCTTTTAGCTGCTCTCAttaaggggttgccacagcagtCCAATTGATCCACTATTTTACCTGGCACAGGTCTTATACCAGATTTACTAAATATGTGCTGTGTCTAGTAAGTGAATTGTAGGGCAATGGTTGGGAATTGAATCCACACCTACAATCattattacaagtaataaacattattacGTTTAAAGGTATAGTCAGCAAATTTATTGGATGTTACCTAAGGCTTAATaatatccaaaacacacaagtACCCTACAACTCCTTAATGTGAGCGTAAGTGAGAGTTTTCTGTAGTAGCAGCTAACATGACTGACGGATAGCTAGAGAAGCCTGCTTGTCCTGCTTTCATCGAACGTCTAGTTTACAGTTTTAGCTTGAGGCACAACTGAGACCAGAGTTCCcccaagtgagaaaaaaaatccaaaatgaacaatgttttatctctcatttatttttttacaacatcCTGGATATATACACCAAAACTAGTTGAAAAGAAAAGGGTTTACAAAGAGTTAACTATGTGCATATTTTCAgtcacacagatacacacgaCGTCCTTGGTTATGTAACGGCTCACAACTTATTCATGAAGCGGTGCAGTGCAAAGTGATTACTGATTAACTGGTTTTGGCTCACAATGGGCCTCCTTTATCATTTCAAATACGAGCAGGTTTGAAATGTGGCATTCATGAAAATCCAGTTAGTTTAGAGCACAAGTTTGTGTGAACAGCCACCCTCAGTAAtttgagtaaatttttaaaccttgcCTGATCGTTCTCAAATCGTATAATTAACAGTgagtttttatatgattttataaatgaataacagCGTCTACATCACCTATTGTCATCCACTACACACCAGTTTAATGAATGTTTTGCGAAACtaacaataaatgtataaattagcATAAATCAGACTTTCCATTTAAgccaaaagtaatggcaccatAATATCACATATATGTGCTGCAGTGGCTGAGCTGCGTTGCTGGAATATTTAGCATTTAGTTGCCATTTTGTCATTTTCAGCGCTCTGTGAGCTTTGTCTTAATGGTATGTTGTGTACATGGTTAAATATATGTACCAGCACTTTAcagctattgtttttttattattatttacattagatTGCCATTCATCAGCATCTGCAGATGAGTATGAAGAAAATCAGGGAAATCTTTGTGGGAATTTGTAGCTTTAGTTAAATTACTCACCACAATTGATAAGTGTGGCCGAGTTTATACAGACACTGAATACGGTCTGAATTTCATCTAAACTTTGTGTAAACTTCATTTAAGAAATTTTGGATTCCCAACACCAAATAAAATCAGACATCCACATAcagttttataatgtttaacaCATGACCTACACCTCATACATACAACTACAAATTGTTTCAGGACTGAAATACAAACATGGATCAGTGCATTTCCATGAAATTGACTCTTGATTGTAGAGATAAATCTCACTCTAAAAGTTTCTATCCTAAGCAAAAACCATTTCAGTGAACACTTCAAAGGGGTTGCTTTGTTCAAGGAACCTCTGCTATGTGGTTTTTCAATTTGGTTTCATGCATTACCCCTTTAGAAAATTAGAACACTTATAGAACTCTTTATACTTGCTAGAACTCTTACATTATTACTCACACTTTGTGAGATAATGCAGGTATTGTAGCCAGAAGTTCTACCCTGTTGCACAGTGggtcattatatacagtagaacacCAATAGATTTTGCAATCCACTCACGAATAGTTCTGGAACTTTCTTCTCCCCAACAGTTTCGCAGATGTCCTAAGTGGTGGTGTTGGAACAACAAGGAATAGGAGATGATATTTTAAAGGGGATTTGTCTGTTCTTTCAGGATAAGCATTTTTAGTGagcgtatacacacacagttcGAGACTCAATTCCAGGATAGATGATGGCGTTGCTCTTGGTGATAAGAGCATTGATGAATCAAAGACAGAAGCTCTATTTACTGCACGCTCATGTGCATCAAAGCATTATTAAACTACCAGAGTTAGAAGTGTTCTCATCGTCAAGCACCCTACTGGAAGTATAAGGCACCATTCACCACTGGCTGTGTGTTGCGTTCTGCAGGACAAAAACACACCATGATGTTACAAACATAATAAATcatgtatttttacatttctcttacttattaataaaacaaatatacacacTTCTATCACAAAGGCTTTTGGAACAAAGAAGTCCGAATTGTGTCCTTCAGTACGATATGCATATTAAACAATTTTTGTGACActttttactgatttttatcttggtcatttgtaaataaagctctaaatatgtaaaatcattatgtgaattttaaaatctagcaGTGCCCCCCCCCCAATGGGACTCCAATCTGCAGGAGAGTGTAAAATTACAAACTTAATGAAAACTGCCTTAACTGATATTTTACTCCAGTGTTTGAAGGCAACAGTTCTGGTAAGATGTTCTCCAACAGCCGTcttaatttttacattatatttacgGCATTTGGCCGACGCTCTTATTCAGAACGACTTGCTCAGCTATGCTTAGCTTGTGTATGAAACAAGATTTAGTCGACAAGACCAGCAAAAGTACCGAAAAGCCAACACTGATCAATCTGACTAACACTAGCACTAGCAAGTTAAtattgactgtgggaggagttCCCAGGGGAAATCCACCTCCCCCCACTGCAGAAAGTCAGACTGTGTTACAACCAAACTTGCATTAccagtgacttttttttcccttttattattatttttatcatgccAGTATATGTAAAAGGACAGAGACATGCCAAATGTGTGACTCCTCCATTGTTTGATGGGGTCAGGCAGCTCCTCGGGCAACACGGCGAGATCTGGTGAGATAAGGGTAAAGGATGTTTGGTCAGTTGGTCATAAGAGTGTTGACAGAGTTACAGACAGGAATGTACAGCTGTGTTGTGATGCTTACGCCTTTCAGGAGCGGGACTCTCTTCTTTAGTCATCGGGTTCACCTGTTCACATATTTTACaaactttaaaatcttttttgagagcaaatcagaataaaatggataaaattaGATTGTGGCTTAACTTACAACTCGAACCAGTGTGGATGTGCTCCTCTCTACTGAGGGATTGCTACTGCTTTCCAGAGAAAATGACTGTCTGTTAAACACCACAAAAGAACTGATGTTAGGAAAGCATTCATTagcataaatgtaataaaacaaaacacatttataacacTTAACAACATGCTGTCATTTTCATTGAACTATACTATTACAGTAAGCAATTCCCAAACAAACGTACAAATCTTGGCTGCCCTCTACTGGCTAAAATGATAATTTCAAGCCCAAACGCATTTAAAAACCGTAGAGACTCACTGAAATACTCTACTGCCCCCTACAGGATACTATTAAAACTCCAAgtggataaaaataataaaaatcacctTACTGTATTTCCAACCAACGGCAAAATTAATGGCACACTTTACAGAAAAATCTGTAAGTGCAGTACAGaattatatctattttttttaaatagctctGAAAAACGTcgaaataacaaaaattaataaaattatgttttattatcttTGTTACACccaatttaatacattttctttaaacagtCTCATTTCATTAGATAagaattttgctttttttggaaataaatattccaaaatgagacattttaaagcctaaaatgtataaaaatagaaataataattatatatcatcatcatgctcataacaGATGACTTTTTACCAttacagagagagaggtttacatattttgtatacatttgtttattactattttttctaTACTATTATGTTTTTCCCCATCTAATCCTGGTATTTTCTAGTGCCTAATTTATAAGCTTTGGCAAtacgaatgtaaatatttgtcatgccaataaagcaccttttgatttgagagaaagagagagagaaggagagagagacactctctctctttcacacacacacaccccagtgTGAAGTACTGTTTATAGGTGCTATAACTTAAATGAGAACAGGAACCAACTTGTTTTAAGGATATTCCAGTACattaatataactataaactaataaaaaaaaaaaaaaaaaaacatgatttgccATTCTATAATCCCCAACAGcttttttagataaaaagaaaaactgctaAACAattttctgtttcatttctttTGTGCTCCCTTTCTCCTTGACATTTAGTAAAATATTCTgaattgaatgtttttttcctttttacaccATAACTTAATGTTGTCAGTTTCCGGCTAAACAGCCAGGTGTCTCCTTTGTGTCAAAAAGctcattttttttcagtaatgtgACATGGACACAATCTCTTGAATACTTCAAGAATAAGTGAAATGATCAAAGGAGACAAGAAGAACAGGATATGCCCTGGAAACCGTCCACAAAAAATGAAGTGATTAAATGAAAAGAACTGTGAAAATTGTTATATTAGTTGGTTAGTTGCAGCAATAATCACCAATACTactatctaaaaaaaagaaaatgtattgtttagtttagattagattattcTCTCAAGGGTGCCAATAGTTATTCTTATTACTTAGATGCTTTTTAAAAGCTAATAGTAAGTAAAACAGTATGAAGGTAACATATCGCAATtgagtatttaattaaataatttaatttcctcATTTTATACAATTAGTACAAATAACACTTCTTTAAGTGAGACTTTGCTGTGGAAGACTGCGGCTCTTATTTGAGGCTATATAAAgccttaaatgtaattttatttgaacTCACAATCCTGTCAGCGTCACTATATTTAGTAATTCTCATTTATTGGTTTTCCATTCACTGCGGGAGGAGTGAGTCATGTAAGTGGCTCTTGTCTTCAGACTGTGGTATGCCTGGTCACACCTAATTCCTGACAAATTCCTTGAGCTGACAAACTTGACCGTGCTGTCCTGGAATGTTGTTGTAAAGAGAGCAGATGAATGAAAAGCCCATGAGTGTTAAGGACAACAAGACACGAAGGCCCTCACCTCTGACAGCTCGAACAGAGAGCGAGAAGTGTGATGGTAAGGATGAAGAGGATGACCACGGAGAGGAACGCTAGTCCTGGGAGGTTCAGTGCATCCCATGTCTGAGGGGCGATGTAGATGGGCGCCATGATTCTGGTCCAAAAGGCAGTTCTAGAGAACACAAGAGATTAATTTTAGAGACACCACACCTCATTATGAGCACATTACCCCTCTATCCAGCAATTATTTAGGTATTTAAATACTCAAGGTATTTAACTGATTGGTGtgagtaaattttattttcattatctttTGTCCACCTGTCTTTGGTGGTGCTTTTGCTAGTACTTTTGCCCCCAGTTTTTTTGGCTGAGCTCTCTAGTTTGATTTTACATTCATACCTCTGgggtgtgcgtgtgcgcgtatATATAGCATTTTGTCTTGGTCAGCGCTGTAACCCGAGTTCAGGACTAAAACCTGGAACTATGAGGAGATGATGCTTCCTGCTACAGAACTCTGATGCGCTCCGTCTTGATTACTTTTTAGATTTACTAATGCAGAATTTTCATAGCTCTTAATTTTTGTCCTAAATACTCTGTATTTGGACCCTGTTCCAGTCTTTCtactttaagacatttttaaCCCTAGGGCTTCTTGGTGCTCCCTGCTTCCTACAGTAAAAACTATTGTCATAATGACAATTCACTACCCTCCTGCGTTCTTGTGTCTTCTGATAAGCAACCAGATTCCTTTCAGCTGCTTTTGCTTATCCAAAAATGGGCTTGAGGTGTGCAAGTCTTTAGTCTGAGCTTAATTCTGGGCTTGTTATATAAAACAAAGCCATAGGATCTGTTTTTTCAGTGGAACAATGTCACTAAACAATGTCTTTAAACAATGTCTAAGGTGATTACTGTAAACATCACTAGATTAAAAACCCCACCTTAAAGCCATTAAAGAATTAATCTCCAATATTGTTTGTGAAGCCTGTAATAACAATTAGTcacaataatttgtatttactACATCCATTACATAAAAGACTACATAATGTTTGAATATTTAAATCACATCATGGTGTTATTATAAAGAATGCACAGTTGTTCTGTGAGTAGTTCCTGACAATTAAGAGATGTTGTCAGTAAAGGAGAGCAAGGAGTGATGGAGCACCAGGATAACAACTTGTGACACCCATTTGGCcatgacatttaaaataaatcaatacacaaaataacctgAAATTAACCTCACAACTAAAAAAATATCCCAATTTTAAATCAGCTCAATACAATGGCAGAGTGATTTCACACTTCTCCTCTTCTAGTTAAATCCTCGCACATGACTTGAACAAGGAAATATTATATGCAGCAGGCCAAATAATCTTCAATCTGTGAATTTGAGGCTTaggatttttctaaaaaaaattgtaataccAAAGGTGAATTCAAGGACAATAAATTACcgcagtgaagcatggtggcgTTAGCATTGTTCTTAGTGTTGGCCTTAATTGTGGCTGCTTCTTTGACCAAATCTGCTCGATACCCAGACACTAACATTTGGCTATTGAGTCAAGGTTGTTAAATAGTCTTTctagtttttttaataccatgATGCTCTTTATAATCAAATCCTGATTTCCAAAGCTTCGCCTCTGACTTATTTTGAAAGCTCATTTgccttcatgatgctgtttgttcaagTAATAAACTCTCTCTTGCTCCAGGAACAGCTGCAACCTACCCTCATCATGGTGATAAACTGCAGATCAGAAATAATGTAGAGTTTTTCATTCATGTTACCCAGTATTTATTAACTACCTGTTGTGAAAATCATAATCACACAATCAGATAATTTTAAGGTGAACACTACAGGAATGTGCTTCTGATCTAGATCATCACCTGTTTTGCTAGACCAGGTGTGTCCAACTCATGGGCTAGATCACTGGGCGGAGAGCGCAGTCCTGGCTGAGGACATTAGTGTGTAATGCAGTTTTActgcaggctttttttttttagttttgaaaCTTAAAACAAAGGATGAGAACGCTCACTTGgcactgtgccattatttggGGTTTGTCTGCTGCCTGAATGAGAGATTTTTCAGTAAAGTAAATGTCCAGGGTGCGTCAGTGCATCCTTTAAATCCTCactttcataaaataaatttcatttgGGGCTAATTTACTTTGTGAAACTTATGCATTAAAAGAAATGgtagtgtgtgtgcgagagaaagagagag
This genomic stretch from Clarias gariepinus isolate MV-2021 ecotype Netherlands chromosome 13, CGAR_prim_01v2, whole genome shotgun sequence harbors:
- the si:ch73-204p21.2 gene encoding uncharacterized protein si:ch73-204p21.2, with product MAPIYIAPQTWDALNLPGLAFLSVVILFILTITLLALCSSCQRQSFSLESSSNPSVERSTSTLVRVVNPMTKEESPAPERHLAVLPEELPDPIKQWRSHTFERNTQPVVNGALYFQ